From the Anguilla anguilla isolate fAngAng1 chromosome 6, fAngAng1.pri, whole genome shotgun sequence genome, one window contains:
- the LOC118229657 gene encoding PDZ domain-containing protein GIPC3-like, giving the protein MNKIPLLRGVGYPAGSQESRKSAESRQMQDGGSAGLLATGPAGAGEEAVREAVPSAPPLPSSPGTPARTRPRLVFHTQLAHGSHTGTIHGFTNVKELYVKIAEVFLISASEILFCTLNTHKADMQKLLGGQIGLEDFIFAHVRGETKEVEVTKTEEALGLTITDNGAGYAFIKRIKEGSTIDKLKTVCVGDHIEAINECSIVGCRHYEVAKMLKELPRGAPFTLRLVEPKKAFDMIGQRTKAPKSGEGKMTSGRETLRLRTTGAATVQEEPDEFEERAVKTVDDLLESYMGIRDLELAATIVEAGKDKKNPDDFAQALDSVLGDFAFPDVLLLDVWSAIGDVKSG; this is encoded by the exons ATGAATAAGATCCCTCTCCTGAGGGGTGTCGGATATCCTGCGGGCTCTCAG GAGTCCCGGAAGAGCGCGGAATCCAGGCAGATGCAGGACGGAGGATCCGCGGGCCTGCTGGCGACGGGTCCGGCGGGCGCGGGGGAGGAGGCCGTCCGCGAGGCCGTGCCGTCGGCGCCTccgctcccctcctccccgGGAACGCCCGCCCGGACCCGGCCCAGGCTGGTGTTCCACACCCAGCTCGCTCACGGCAGCCACACGGGCACCATCCACGGCTTCACCAACGTCAAGGAGCTGTACGTCAAGATTGCAGAGGTGTTTCTCATCTCGGCGTCAGAG ATCCTGTTCTgtacactgaacacacataaGGCAGACATGCAGAAACTGCTGGGGGGACAGATCGGTCTCGAGGACTTCATCTTCGCCCACGTGAGGGGGGAAACAAAGGAGGTGGAGGTCACCAAGACGGAGGAGGCGCTTGGCCTGACCATCACAGACAACGGCGCAGGATATGCTTTCATTAAG AGAATCAAAGAGGGAAGTACCATTGACAAGCTGAAGACAGTATGTGTAGGCGACCACATTGAGGCCATCAACGAATGCAGCATCGTTGGGTGCAGGCACTATGAGGTGGCCAAGATGCTGAAGGAGCTGCCCAGAGGAGCACCCTTCACCCTCCGCCTGGTGGAGCCTAAGAAAGCCTTTG aTATGATTGGCCAGAGAACGAAGGCACCCAAATCTGGTGAGGGAAAGATGACGAGTGGGAGAGAGACCCTCCGCCTTCGAACCACGGGGGCTGCCACTGTACAGGAAGAG CCGGACGAGTTCGAGGAGAGAGCTGTGAAGACAGTGGATGACCTGCTAGAGAGTTACATGGGCATCCGGGACCTGGAGTTGG CGGCCACTATAGTGGAGGCAGGCAAAGACAAGAAGAACCCAGACGACTTTGCCCAGGCTCTGGATTCGGTTCTGGGGGACTTTGCCTTCCCAGACGTGCTGTTGCTGGATGTGTGGAGCGCCATTGGGGATGTGAAAAGTGGATGA